A window of Ignavibacterium sp. contains these coding sequences:
- a CDS encoding homogentisate 1,2-dioxygenase: MPYYVRLGKVPPKRHITFYKEDGTLYREELFSTKGFSGIYSNKYHLYLPPETEKISEVDIDTSANDWKDAPLQYFHFITGKKESKGNIITARNEFLKNNHITISTATITEDTEFFYRNAQMHEMIFVHYGSGHLLSEYGDLKFEQWDYLIIPKGTTYQLKLDDYKNNKLLIVESYTPFEIPRHFRNEYGQLTEDAPYYERDFRPPAYMEPIDKKGDFRLMLKVRNRMFEYRLPHHPFDVVGWDGFLYPYAFNIKEYAPKVGKIHLPPPIHLVFVTEHFVVCNFVPRLYDFHPQAIPAPYYHSNVDSDEVLYYVHGDFMSRTGVQEGSITLHPMGIPHGPQPGKTEASIGKKETEEYAVMIDTFQPLQVTKNVKETMVEDYAQSWLEKR, translated from the coding sequence ATGCCTTATTATGTTAGACTTGGAAAAGTTCCACCAAAGCGTCATATAACTTTTTATAAGGAAGATGGAACTTTATATCGCGAAGAATTATTCAGCACAAAAGGTTTCTCTGGAATTTATTCTAATAAATATCATCTTTATTTGCCACCTGAAACCGAAAAAATTAGTGAAGTGGATATTGACACTTCTGCAAATGATTGGAAAGATGCTCCGTTGCAGTATTTTCATTTCATTACCGGCAAAAAGGAAAGTAAAGGAAATATCATCACAGCCAGAAATGAATTTCTTAAGAATAATCATATAACAATTTCAACTGCAACAATTACTGAAGATACTGAATTCTTTTATCGCAATGCTCAGATGCACGAAATGATTTTTGTTCATTATGGCAGTGGTCATTTACTATCTGAATATGGTGATTTGAAATTTGAGCAATGGGATTATTTAATTATTCCTAAAGGAACAACTTATCAGTTAAAGCTTGATGATTATAAGAACAATAAATTGCTTATTGTTGAATCGTACACACCTTTTGAAATTCCAAGACATTTCAGAAATGAATACGGACAATTAACTGAAGATGCTCCTTACTATGAAAGAGATTTTCGTCCGCCTGCTTATATGGAACCGATTGATAAAAAAGGTGATTTCAGATTAATGTTGAAAGTAAGAAACAGAATGTTTGAGTACAGATTGCCTCATCATCCTTTTGATGTTGTTGGGTGGGACGGATTCCTTTATCCTTATGCATTTAACATTAAGGAATATGCACCCAAAGTTGGTAAGATTCATCTTCCTCCACCGATTCATTTGGTGTTCGTAACAGAACATTTTGTTGTATGCAACTTCGTTCCGCGTTTATATGATTTTCATCCACAGGCAATTCCTGCTCCTTATTATCATTCGAATGTTGATAGCGACGAAGTACTTTATTATGTGCACGGTGATTTTATGTCAAGAACAGGAGTTCAGGAAGGTTCAATAACATTACATCCGATGGGAATTCCACACGGTCCTCAGCCGGGTAAAACAGAAGCATCGATTGGCAAAAAAGAAACCGAAGAATATGCTGTGATGATTGATACTTTCCAACCACTTCAGGTTACAAAAAATGTAAAGGAAACAATGGTTGAAGATTATGCTCAATCGTGGCTGGAGAAGAGGTAG
- a CDS encoding four helix bundle protein, which yields MIVEMTEEFYKYNSDDDLWNEPEEFYNGNKDFTTLIAWQKCRDVKLFFYNKILPLLPSEERYNLDNQIRKASVSSTANIAEGYGRFHFQEGIQYYRISRASLYELKDHLFSCFDLNFIDTELKNEGEYLIEEAKKTLNGYINFVKSKVK from the coding sequence ATGATTGTTGAAATGACTGAAGAATTTTATAAATACAATAGTGATGATGATCTATGGAATGAACCGGAAGAATTTTATAATGGAAATAAAGATTTTACGACTCTGATTGCCTGGCAGAAGTGTCGTGATGTAAAATTATTTTTCTACAATAAAATCCTTCCTCTGTTACCATCAGAGGAAAGATATAATTTGGATAATCAGATTAGAAAAGCTTCAGTAAGTTCAACAGCTAACATAGCCGAGGGTTATGGCAGATTTCATTTTCAGGAAGGAATACAGTATTACCGAATTTCCCGTGCTTCGCTTTATGAACTTAAAGATCACTTATTTAGTTGTTTTGATTTAAATTTTATAGATACTGAATTAAAGAATGAAGGAGAATACTTGATTGAAGAAGCTAAAAAAACTTTAAATGGTTATATCAACTTTGTTAAATCTAAAGTTAAATAA
- a CDS encoding acetoacetate--CoA ligase, whose product MSELLWSPSNERITNSNITKFISFISEKEKINLSDFHQLYNWSINNIEKFWTYVWEFSGIKYKKIFDKVLIDKGIKDSKWFVGSEINFAENLLRFDDDKTALISYRENYAPVKITYEQLNSIVRKVSNALREFGIKQGDRVAGYIGNVPEAVIAMLATTSIGAIWSSTSPDFGIEGVVDRFGQIEPKILFATKSYFYGGKHIDNLEKIFEVKKRIPSIHKVILIDEYFDFNSVLKDAPVKNDIIKFSELLNHSENDFEFTYNEFDYPVYIMYSSGTTGKPKCIVHGAGGTLLQHYKELALHTDLKREDTITYFTTCGWMMWNWLVSSLQIGATIVLIDGNPVYPNERLWKIIEDEKINIFGTSPKYLTLIEKSGLIPKEKFNLSSLKTILSTGSPLTDSNFHWVYKNVKDDVLLSSISGGTDIISCFMLGCPILPVYAGEIQCRGLAMKVEAWDESGNSLIEEKGELICAAPFPSRPIYFWNDEDGAKYHNAYFNYYPGVWRHGDYIKITKNGGVIVYGRSDSTLNPGGVRIGTAEIYKVVESLEEIADSLVVGKNTNGDVEVILFVVTKNNQILDEELINKIKNEIRKATTPRHVPSRIIQIKEVPYTISGKKVEIAVTKILNGEKVDNKEALANPKSLEQFLHITHLLS is encoded by the coding sequence TTGAGTGAATTACTCTGGTCACCGTCAAACGAACGAATAACAAATTCTAACATAACCAAATTCATTTCATTCATTTCTGAAAAAGAAAAAATAAATCTTTCCGATTTTCATCAACTTTACAACTGGTCAATCAATAACATTGAAAAATTCTGGACATATGTTTGGGAATTCTCCGGAATTAAGTACAAAAAAATATTTGATAAAGTATTAATTGATAAAGGTATAAAAGATTCAAAATGGTTTGTTGGTTCTGAAATAAACTTTGCAGAGAATCTTTTAAGATTTGATGATGATAAAACGGCTTTAATTTCTTACCGTGAAAATTATGCTCCGGTAAAAATCACATACGAACAACTTAATTCAATTGTAAGAAAAGTATCAAATGCACTGAGAGAATTTGGCATTAAGCAAGGCGATAGAGTAGCCGGCTACATTGGTAATGTTCCGGAAGCAGTTATCGCCATGTTAGCAACAACTTCAATTGGTGCAATATGGAGCAGTACATCTCCTGATTTTGGAATCGAAGGAGTAGTTGATCGTTTCGGTCAAATCGAGCCTAAAATTTTATTTGCTACAAAATCTTATTTCTATGGTGGAAAGCACATTGATAATCTTGAAAAAATTTTCGAGGTAAAAAAAAGAATTCCATCAATTCACAAGGTGATATTAATTGATGAATATTTTGATTTCAATTCGGTGCTAAAAGATGCACCTGTTAAAAATGACATCATAAAATTTTCAGAATTGTTAAATCACTCTGAGAACGATTTTGAATTTACTTATAATGAATTTGACTATCCTGTTTACATTATGTATTCATCAGGTACAACAGGCAAACCAAAATGTATTGTCCACGGTGCTGGTGGAACTTTACTTCAGCATTATAAAGAACTGGCTCTTCACACTGACTTGAAAAGGGAAGACACAATTACTTATTTCACAACCTGTGGCTGGATGATGTGGAATTGGTTGGTCAGTTCTCTTCAAATCGGTGCGACAATTGTTCTTATTGATGGAAATCCAGTTTATCCAAATGAGAGATTATGGAAAATAATCGAAGATGAAAAAATCAACATCTTTGGTACAAGCCCCAAATATCTAACTCTGATTGAAAAATCGGGATTAATTCCAAAAGAAAAATTTAATCTGAGTTCACTCAAAACAATTTTATCAACTGGTTCGCCTTTAACTGATAGTAATTTTCATTGGGTTTATAAGAATGTGAAAGATGATGTTTTACTCTCATCAATTTCAGGTGGAACTGATATCATTTCTTGCTTTATGCTTGGTTGCCCAATTCTTCCTGTTTACGCAGGAGAAATTCAATGTCGTGGTTTGGCAATGAAAGTCGAAGCGTGGGATGAATCAGGTAACTCACTAATTGAAGAAAAAGGAGAACTTATTTGCGCTGCACCATTTCCATCAAGACCGATTTATTTCTGGAATGATGAAGATGGAGCAAAGTATCACAACGCTTATTTCAATTATTATCCTGGAGTTTGGCGGCACGGCGATTACATAAAGATTACTAAGAATGGTGGAGTAATTGTATATGGTCGTTCTGATTCCACATTAAACCCTGGCGGAGTTAGAATCGGAACGGCAGAAATTTATAAAGTTGTTGAATCCTTGGAAGAGATTGCTGATAGTTTAGTTGTTGGAAAAAATACTAACGGTGATGTTGAGGTGATTTTATTTGTAGTTACAAAGAATAATCAAATTCTTGATGAAGAGCTTATCAATAAAATCAAAAACGAAATCAGAAAAGCTACAACGCCAAGACATGTTCCTTCCAGAATCATTCAAATCAAAGAAGTTCCTTACACAATCAGCGGAAAGAAAGTAGAAATTGCTGTAACTAAAATATTAAATGGTGAAAAAGTAGATAACAAAGAAGCCCTTGCTAATCCAAAATCATTGGAGCAGTTTCTTCACATAACCCATCTATTGAGCTAA
- the glmM gene encoding phosphoglucosamine mutase — protein MPTLMVSISGIRGIVGDGLTPEVIVKYTSAYADFIKQGKVIVGRDARITGDMVSKIVIGTLLAKGLDVIDIGIVPTPTVQFTVKTLEAQGGIAITASHNPNEWNALKLLNSTGQFMSPEEHEEMKTYLSKEVLYESWQKVGRYSEHFEAIDNHIESILKLNLINVEKIKSKKFKVLLDCVNGAGVYSVPRLLDKLGVEFIQINCDKSGIFPRLPEPLPENLIETMKAVKENKVDLGIVVDPDVDRLVLITDEGVPFGEENTITQVVKFILSKTPGNVVVNLSTTRAVEDVAKEFGCKVFRSPVGEANVVKRMKEVDAVIGGEGSGGVIYPSLHYGRDALVGIALTLQHLAEKDITLSDLKRSLPEYFIAKKKIELQNVSPDEIINSLIFKYKNQNLNTDDGLRIDFADHWVHLRKSNTEPIIRIIVEAKNKELAESLAEKYLKEIQELV, from the coding sequence ATGCCCACTTTAATGGTTAGTATTTCTGGAATTCGTGGAATAGTTGGAGATGGTCTTACTCCTGAAGTTATTGTTAAATACACTTCTGCTTATGCTGATTTTATAAAACAAGGAAAAGTGATTGTAGGAAGAGATGCCCGAATCACGGGTGATATGGTTAGTAAGATTGTTATAGGAACTTTGCTCGCAAAAGGTCTTGATGTGATTGATATTGGAATTGTTCCAACTCCAACAGTTCAATTCACAGTTAAAACTCTGGAAGCACAAGGTGGAATTGCAATTACTGCATCACATAATCCGAATGAATGGAATGCGTTGAAGCTTCTGAATTCTACCGGACAATTTATGAGTCCTGAAGAACACGAAGAGATGAAGACTTATTTATCAAAAGAAGTATTATATGAGTCCTGGCAAAAGGTTGGAAGATATTCTGAACATTTTGAAGCAATTGATAATCACATAGAATCAATCCTGAAGCTTAATCTTATAAATGTTGAGAAGATTAAATCGAAAAAATTCAAAGTACTTTTAGATTGTGTTAATGGTGCCGGAGTTTATTCTGTTCCTAGACTGTTGGATAAACTTGGTGTTGAATTCATTCAAATTAATTGTGATAAGTCCGGAATTTTCCCAAGGTTACCAGAACCACTTCCTGAAAATCTTATTGAAACAATGAAGGCAGTTAAAGAAAACAAAGTTGATTTAGGGATTGTCGTTGATCCGGATGTTGACAGACTTGTTTTAATTACAGATGAAGGTGTACCATTTGGTGAAGAAAACACAATCACTCAGGTGGTAAAATTTATTCTTTCAAAAACTCCGGGAAATGTTGTGGTAAATCTTTCAACAACAAGAGCTGTTGAAGATGTGGCAAAAGAATTTGGATGTAAGGTTTTCAGATCACCTGTTGGTGAAGCAAATGTTGTGAAAAGAATGAAGGAAGTTGATGCAGTAATCGGTGGTGAAGGAAGTGGCGGAGTTATTTATCCTTCACTTCATTATGGACGAGATGCATTGGTTGGTATCGCACTAACATTGCAGCATCTGGCTGAAAAGGATATCACTTTATCAGATTTGAAAAGAAGTCTGCCGGAATATTTCATTGCAAAGAAAAAAATTGAATTACAAAATGTTAGTCCGGATGAAATAATCAACAGTTTGATATTTAAGTACAAAAATCAAAACTTAAATACTGATGACGGACTAAGAATTGATTTCGCAGATCACTGGGTTCATTTAAGAAAATCTAACACAGAACCTATCATAAGAATAATTGTTGAAGCAAAGAACAAAGAGCTTGCAGAAAGTTTAGCAGAAAAATATCTGAAAGAAATTCAGGAATTAGTATAA
- the nth gene encoding endonuclease III, which yields MKKQIEKINQLLINHFGIPERQKKLPNPLDIIIGTILSQNTNDKNSYKAYLNLKSNIKSWNDVLEMKTSQLEKLIKVAGLGKQKSMAIKNLLKNLKNKNERLSLNYLKRKNDEEVIGELTSHKGIGVKTANCVLLFAFDRNVCPVDTHVHRILNRIGMVKTSNPEKTFNEIKAHIPEGAAHSFHTNLLRLGREYCTPTNPKCYECPLERVCAYKEKNFDRKKIIKQNNFFLLDSIK from the coding sequence ATGAAAAAGCAAATAGAAAAAATAAATCAGCTTTTAATTAATCATTTCGGAATACCGGAAAGACAAAAGAAACTTCCAAACCCACTTGATATAATTATTGGAACAATTCTTTCGCAGAACACAAATGATAAAAATTCATATAAAGCATATCTGAATCTCAAAAGTAACATCAAAAGTTGGAATGATGTACTTGAAATGAAAACTTCACAACTTGAAAAGCTTATTAAAGTTGCCGGCTTGGGAAAACAAAAATCTATGGCAATTAAAAATCTTTTGAAGAATCTGAAAAATAAAAATGAAAGACTCTCACTGAATTATCTTAAGCGAAAGAATGATGAAGAAGTTATTGGAGAGTTAACTTCTCACAAAGGTATTGGGGTGAAGACTGCCAATTGTGTTTTACTTTTTGCATTTGACAGAAATGTTTGTCCGGTTGATACTCATGTTCACAGAATACTAAACAGAATTGGAATGGTAAAAACATCAAACCCTGAAAAGACTTTTAATGAAATCAAAGCCCACATACCGGAAGGTGCAGCTCATTCATTTCATACAAATCTTTTAAGGTTGGGAAGGGAATATTGTACACCAACAAATCCCAAATGTTACGAATGTCCACTTGAAAGAGTCTGTGCATACAAAGAAAAAAATTTTGACAGAAAAAAAATTATAAAGCAGAATAACTTCTTTTTACTTGATAGCATCAAATAA
- a CDS encoding fumarylacetoacetate hydrolase family protein → MKLVTYKKNNEQRLGIFYNDFIFDLQNSARKFKLKLPSTMKEFLEGENASMRLAKKVFTEIKKGNIKSELKLKSVKLLSPVPNPTSMRDGYAFRQHVETARRNRGVPMIPEFDQYPVFYFTNHNAVFGEGIIEVEDDHLQQLDFELECAIVIGRKGKNIPAEKADSYIAGYMIMNDWSARVLQMEEMKLNLGPAKGKDFATSLGPWLVTVDELEPYKISTPYGNKYDLRMVARHNGKQISDGNLKDMNWTFAELIERASYGVTLYPGDVIGSGTVGTGCYLELNGTWALEAKAKGEEFKPVWLQDGDEMELEITGLGVLKNKIKKSKVSRSILARKKLVNVNAN, encoded by the coding sequence ATGAAACTAGTAACCTACAAAAAAAATAACGAACAACGACTTGGAATTTTTTATAACGACTTCATTTTCGATTTACAAAATTCTGCTCGTAAATTTAAACTAAAGTTACCTTCTACAATGAAAGAATTTCTTGAAGGTGAAAATGCTTCGATGAGACTTGCAAAAAAAGTTTTTACTGAAATAAAAAAAGGAAATATAAAATCTGAACTGAAACTTAAATCAGTTAAGTTGCTATCGCCTGTGCCAAATCCAACATCGATGCGTGATGGTTATGCATTTCGTCAGCATGTTGAAACTGCAAGAAGAAATCGTGGCGTACCGATGATTCCTGAGTTTGATCAATATCCGGTTTTCTATTTTACAAATCACAATGCAGTTTTTGGTGAAGGAATTATTGAAGTAGAAGATGATCATCTTCAGCAACTGGATTTTGAACTTGAGTGTGCAATCGTTATCGGAAGAAAAGGGAAAAACATTCCTGCTGAAAAAGCAGATAGTTATATCGCTGGTTATATGATAATGAATGATTGGTCTGCAAGAGTACTTCAAATGGAAGAAATGAAATTGAATCTCGGTCCGGCAAAGGGAAAAGATTTTGCAACATCATTAGGACCTTGGTTAGTAACTGTTGATGAACTTGAACCATACAAAATTTCTACTCCATACGGAAACAAATATGATTTGAGGATGGTTGCCCGACATAACGGCAAACAAATATCTGATGGTAACCTTAAAGATATGAATTGGACTTTTGCAGAATTGATTGAACGCGCTTCTTATGGAGTAACTCTTTATCCCGGCGATGTTATTGGTAGCGGGACAGTCGGTACCGGATGTTATCTCGAACTTAATGGAACCTGGGCTTTGGAAGCTAAAGCAAAAGGCGAAGAGTTCAAACCTGTTTGGCTGCAGGATGGAGATGAAATGGAACTTGAAATTACTGGTTTGGGTGTGTTAAAAAATAAAATAAAGAAATCAAAAGTTAGTCGTTCAATTCTTGCCAGGAAAAAGTTAGTGAATGTAAACGCGAATTAG
- a CDS encoding flavin reductase family protein, with protein MKSIIPSEISVPEVQRLLQGGVGPRPIALVSTISKNGVRNLSPFSFFNVFGANPPIIAFSPSRRGKDASLKDTYLNLVETKECVVNAVTYSMVEQISLASTEYEFGVDEFIKTGLTPIDSDLVKPKRVKESPFQMECKVLEIKSFGEGGASANIAICEVLKFHVAEDLFVNGVIHPNRIDLVARMSADFYCRASGDAIFEVEKPIQKKGIGYDQLPEFIKESFVFSANNLGKFANVERIPDENEVKEFIQKIKSETLSEYEISEEAFFRYKRLGNFRYMLRCALDLNLSDIQKKYLLELTAKLALEKNDTDFAWKTALFSNQIN; from the coding sequence ATGAAATCAATAATACCTTCTGAAATTTCTGTCCCTGAAGTACAAAGATTACTACAAGGTGGGGTTGGACCAAGACCAATTGCTTTGGTTTCAACTATTTCCAAAAACGGAGTAAGAAATCTTTCTCCATTTTCATTCTTTAATGTTTTTGGTGCTAACCCACCAATAATAGCTTTCTCACCTTCAAGAAGAGGAAAAGACGCATCATTAAAAGATACTTATTTAAATCTGGTTGAAACAAAAGAATGCGTTGTGAATGCAGTTACATATTCTATGGTTGAACAGATAAGTCTTGCTTCTACAGAATATGAATTTGGTGTTGATGAATTTATAAAAACAGGATTAACTCCGATTGATTCAGATCTGGTAAAACCGAAGCGCGTGAAAGAATCGCCATTTCAAATGGAGTGTAAAGTGCTTGAGATAAAAAGTTTTGGTGAAGGCGGAGCTTCTGCTAACATAGCAATTTGCGAAGTACTAAAATTTCATGTTGCGGAGGATTTATTTGTAAATGGTGTAATTCATCCGAACAGAATTGATTTGGTTGCAAGAATGTCAGCTGATTTTTATTGCAGAGCTAGCGGTGATGCAATTTTTGAAGTTGAAAAGCCAATTCAGAAAAAAGGAATTGGTTATGATCAACTTCCGGAGTTTATCAAAGAATCATTTGTTTTTTCTGCTAATAACCTTGGCAAGTTTGCAAATGTTGAGAGAATACCAGATGAAAATGAAGTGAAAGAGTTTATTCAAAAAATTAAATCCGAAACACTTAGCGAGTATGAGATTTCTGAAGAAGCATTTTTTCGTTATAAGAGATTGGGAAATTTCAGATACATGCTTCGCTGTGCACTTGATTTAAATTTATCTGACATACAAAAAAAATATTTACTCGAATTAACTGCTAAACTAGCTTTGGAAAAAAATGATACTGACTTTGCTTGGAAAACTGCCTTGTTTTCAAATCAGATTAATTAA
- the hppD gene encoding 4-hydroxyphenylpyruvate dioxygenase, whose protein sequence is MADKAGIIGYDYVEFYVGSAKMWAYWHAKAMGLNIVGYSGPETGVKDKVSYLLSLNNINIVISSAIKPTNYEIASFVEKHGDGVKRWALKVYDVKKTFEVAVKNGGIPIRSPKKFEDENGFVEEAAIRLYDDCEIVFINRDNYKGIFKPGFGKPIQNITIQREETGLQTIDHIVGNVRTNEMNLWANYINTTLNFETFIEFGPGDISTQYSALLSKVVRSKEAVVKNPINEPYEGLKKSQIEEFIEEYLGSGIQHVAITTNDIISTIKAMRNNGVEFLSNPPDTYYEMLKEKGIKVKEDINELKKYGILCDTEGKGYLLQLFTKPISDRPTFFYEIIQRCEGAEGFGQGNFQALFESIERDQMQRGSFDKEE, encoded by the coding sequence ATGGCAGACAAAGCAGGAATAATCGGGTACGATTATGTTGAATTTTATGTCGGCTCTGCAAAAATGTGGGCTTACTGGCATGCAAAAGCAATGGGATTGAATATTGTTGGTTACAGCGGACCAGAAACCGGTGTCAAAGATAAAGTATCTTATCTTCTTTCATTAAACAATATCAACATTGTTATTTCATCTGCAATCAAACCTACTAATTATGAAATAGCATCTTTTGTCGAAAAACATGGAGATGGTGTAAAGCGTTGGGCACTGAAAGTTTATGATGTAAAGAAAACATTTGAAGTAGCTGTAAAGAATGGCGGAATACCAATTCGTTCTCCAAAGAAGTTTGAAGATGAAAATGGTTTTGTTGAAGAAGCTGCAATTCGTTTGTATGATGATTGCGAAATAGTTTTTATAAACCGTGATAACTACAAAGGAATATTCAAGCCGGGATTTGGAAAACCTATTCAGAATATCACTATTCAAAGAGAAGAAACCGGATTACAAACAATTGATCATATTGTTGGTAATGTAAGAACAAATGAAATGAATCTTTGGGCAAACTATATCAACACAACTTTGAACTTTGAGACTTTTATTGAATTTGGTCCGGGAGATATTTCAACTCAGTACTCTGCATTGCTTTCAAAAGTTGTTCGTTCAAAAGAAGCTGTAGTAAAAAATCCAATTAACGAACCATATGAAGGATTAAAGAAATCGCAAATAGAAGAATTCATTGAAGAGTATCTTGGAAGCGGAATTCAGCATGTTGCGATCACAACAAACGATATAATCTCTACTATCAAGGCAATGAGAAATAATGGTGTTGAATTCCTGAGTAATCCACCGGATACTTATTACGAGATGTTGAAAGAAAAAGGCATTAAAGTCAAAGAAGATATTAACGAATTAAAGAAGTACGGAATACTTTGTGACACAGAAGGAAAAGGATATCTGCTACAGCTATTCACAAAACCAATCAGCGACAGACCAACATTTTTCTATGAAATAATTCAAAGATGTGAAGGCGCCGAAGGATTTGGACAAGGAAACTTCCAGGCATTGTTTGAATCTATCGAAAGAGATCAAATGCAAAGAGGAAGTTTTGATAAGGAAGAATAA
- a CDS encoding fibronectin type III domain-containing protein codes for MNNFSIKIISTVIFLLAVNIFAQTENESLDSIKNITVLANIKSNEVIIRWAPPDYIAWSRGNDNGYKVIRFRVNLEGKKPVEAQQIGNDTIKPLPLEAWKSKFPQNHQFAPIAAQALYGKQFRISEQNFDAANVRTLSLEQELRYSFALFAADMDADVADALGLRLVDKSIEKDEQYLYAIIPYDLSRMDTGFVFVDTRFPNEIPKAPDLEKNELENQIELRWSREEYQPEFTAYWIERSEDGKNWKRLNQTPYLQATQDPTQQPDKYIYYTDTTIARNYLLYKYRLIGITPFAELSEPSNIIEAMGRDRTSPEPPVITSIIDLNGNIELEWKLENPPSDLKGFIIGRSGSIGGQYEQITSDLLSTSTRKFVDRNPDRIDENYYIVFAVDTASNVSASMPAYGFLIDSIAPAKPIGLTGAIDTLGIVTLRWPLGADPDITGYRVYFANAEDHEFSNLTPYPIQDTVFVDTISLNTLTKEIFYQIAAVDRNFNHSVRSDILKLIKPDIVPPVTPLISDYLVTDTAVVLNIIPSSSEDVAEHILFRKGEKQTGWSQVMAFKNNFDFSKRIIDKDVTGPNYYLYSLQAVDSSGNKSELSPTVGVKVKQNLKGFQIDNLTASYDTQKKVVMLNWQKPKSNFNYYVIYRKVNGGKFENYASVDSDKTIFTDNELIYQGEYQYGIKAVSGNAESTITISSPVLVKN; via the coding sequence ATGAACAATTTCAGCATAAAAATAATTTCAACAGTAATTTTTCTTTTAGCAGTAAACATTTTTGCTCAAACTGAAAATGAATCATTGGATTCAATTAAAAACATTACTGTTCTTGCAAACATTAAATCGAATGAAGTAATTATTCGATGGGCACCACCGGATTATATTGCCTGGTCAAGAGGAAATGACAATGGTTATAAGGTTATTAGATTTAGAGTGAATTTAGAAGGGAAAAAACCTGTTGAAGCACAACAAATTGGAAATGATACAATTAAACCTCTACCGCTTGAAGCGTGGAAATCAAAATTTCCACAGAACCATCAGTTTGCACCAATTGCTGCACAAGCACTGTATGGAAAACAATTTCGAATTAGTGAACAGAACTTTGACGCTGCAAATGTAAGAACTCTGTCCCTTGAACAGGAACTTCGTTACTCATTTGCATTATTTGCAGCAGATATGGATGCAGATGTAGCAGATGCTTTAGGGTTACGACTAGTTGATAAATCCATTGAGAAGGATGAGCAGTACCTTTATGCTATTATACCATATGATTTATCCAGAATGGATACAGGATTTGTTTTCGTTGATACAAGATTTCCAAATGAAATTCCTAAAGCTCCGGATCTTGAAAAAAATGAACTGGAAAATCAAATTGAATTGCGGTGGAGCAGAGAAGAGTATCAACCTGAATTTACTGCTTATTGGATTGAAAGAAGTGAGGATGGGAAAAACTGGAAGAGATTAAATCAAACTCCTTATCTTCAGGCAACACAGGACCCCACTCAGCAACCTGATAAATACATTTATTACACCGATACAACAATTGCAAGAAACTATCTTTTATATAAGTATCGTTTGATAGGAATTACTCCATTTGCTGAATTAAGCGAACCTTCAAACATTATAGAGGCAATGGGAAGAGACCGAACATCTCCTGAACCACCTGTCATAACTTCAATTATAGATTTAAATGGTAACATAGAATTGGAGTGGAAACTTGAGAATCCTCCATCAGATTTAAAAGGTTTTATCATTGGCAGAAGCGGTTCAATTGGTGGGCAATATGAACAAATCACATCTGATTTATTGAGCACATCAACGAGAAAATTTGTTGATAGAAATCCTGATCGAATTGATGAGAATTATTACATAGTATTCGCAGTAGATACAGCAAGCAATGTCAGTGCATCTATGCCTGCTTATGGATTTTTAATTGATTCTATTGCACCAGCTAAACCGATTGGATTAACAGGAGCTATTGATACTCTCGGAATCGTAACTCTTCGCTGGCCTTTGGGAGCCGATCCAGATATAACCGGTTACAGAGTTTACTTCGCAAATGCTGAAGACCACGAGTTTAGTAATCTCACACCTTATCCGATTCAGGATACTGTTTTTGTGGATACGATTAGTCTGAATACACTGACAAAAGAAATATTTTATCAGATTGCTGCTGTCGATAGAAATTTTAATCACAGCGTTCGCTCTGATATATTGAAATTAATAAAACCTGACATTGTTCCGCCGGTTACTCCGCTAATCTCCGATTATCTTGTAACAGATACCGCTGTGGTACTAAATATTATCCCAAGCTCAAGTGAAGATGTGGCTGAACACATTCTGTTCAGAAAAGGTGAAAAGCAAACTGGTTGGTCACAAGTTATGGCATTTAAAAATAATTTCGATTTCTCTAAAAGGATTATTGATAAAGATGTAACAGGTCCGAACTATTATTTGTACTCTCTGCAAGCTGTTGATAGCTCAGGAAATAAATCTGAATTATCTCCAACAGTTGGTGTCAAAGTAAAACAAAATTTAAAAGGTTTTCAGATAGATAATCTCACTGCAAGTTATGATACTCAAAAGAAAGTGGTTATGCTTAATTGGCAAAAGCCAAAGAGCAACTTTAACTATTATGTGATTTATCGAAAGGTGAATGGCGGAAAGTTTGAAAATTATGCCTCTGTCGATTCTGATAAGACAATTTTTACGGATAATGAGTTAATCTATCAAGGTGAGTATCAATATGGAATTAAAGCAGTTTCTGGTAATGCCGAATCAACAATAACAATTTCATCACCTGTTTTAGTTAAAAATTAA